One Mugil cephalus isolate CIBA_MC_2020 chromosome 12, CIBA_Mcephalus_1.1, whole genome shotgun sequence DNA segment encodes these proteins:
- the tbr1b gene encoding T-box brain protein 1b → MQVENCISPASDLSKKFMNVGSGFSSSNGSELSLQDHPIISASDNLERSSPLKKNSREMTNQSEADNFPDSKDASGDVQRGKLSPDLHGVSDIRHNFDGSAGERCIFSPSTQPQSVSAAPSAMFPYPSQHGPAHPAFSIGSPSRYMAHHPVITNGAYNSLLTNTSPQGYPTAGYPYAQQYGHTYQGGAFYQFSSAQAGLVPGKAQVYLCNRALWLKFHRHQTEMIITKQGRRMFPFLSFNISGLDPTAHYNIFVDVILADPNHWRFQGGKWVPCGKADTNVIGNRVYMHPDSPNTGAHWMRQEISFGKLKLTNNKGASNNTGQMVVLQSLHKYQPRLHVVEVNEDGTEDTSQPGRVQTFTFTETQFIAVTAYQNTDITQLKIDHNPFAKGFRDNYDTVYTGCDIDRLTPSPGDSPRSQIVPGARYAMPSSFLQDQFVSTYAKTRFHPGVGTGPGTERSVPLGNSLLSPQQTEEPTVATPPQRWFVTPANNRLDFAASAYDAADFAGNAATLLSYAAAGVKALPLPTAGCSNRPLGYYADPSGWGGRTPPQYCGVNSKSSSVFSCWPANSIGARAGTNYLSEEGDSITTERSPIGTSEETKPKDMTSESSWIETPSSIKSIDSSDSGIFEQAKRRRISPSATPVSETVSPLKSELLTPRECEKNCTKDIGYYSFYPHS, encoded by the exons ATGCAGGTCGAGAATTGCATCTCGCCGGCGAGTGATCTCTCCAAGAAATTTATGAATGTGGGCAGTGGCTTTTCGAGCTCCAATGGATCAGAGCTTTCATTGCAGGACCATCCTATTATATCTGCAAGTGACAACCTGGAGAGAAGTTCACCTCTGAAAAAAAACTCTAGGGAGATGACGAATCAGTCAGAGGCAGACAATTTTCCCGACTCCAAGGACGCATCAGGGGACGTCCAGAGGGGCAAACTCTCTCCTGATCTTCACGGAGTCTCTGACATCCGTCATAATTTCGATGGATCTGCAGGAGAAAGGTGCATCTTTTCTCCATCCACGCAGCCACAGTCAGTCTCAGCAGCTCCCAGTGCCATGTTCCCTTACCCGAGCCAGCATGGACCAGCGCACCCGGCTTTTTCTATTGGAAGTCCCAGCCGCTACATGGCCCATCATCCGGTCATAACTAATGGAGCTTACAACAGCCTTCTAACCAACACTTCTCCTCAAGGCTACCCGACGGCGGGCTACCCTTACGCGCAACAGTATGGACACACGTACCAAGGAGGGGCTTTTTACCAGTTCTCCTCGGCGCAAGCAGGACTCGTTCCGGGGAAAGCGCAGGTGTATCTGTGCAACAGGGCCCTGTGGCTGAAGTTTCACCGGCACCAAACGGAGATGATCATCACAAAGCAAGGACG ACGAATGTTCCCATTTTTAAGCTTCAACATTTCTGGCCTTGACCCAACTGCTCACTACAATATATTTGTGGACGTAATACTCGCTGATCCAAACCACTGGCGTTTTCAAGGAGGAAAGTGGGTGCCATGTGGAAAAGCAGACACAAATGTGATAG gaaATAGAGTTTACATGCACCCGGACTCACCGAACACCGGAGCGCACTGGATGCGTCAAGAAATATCATTTGGAAAGCTAAAGCTTACAAACAACAAAGGCGCCTCCAACAACACGGGGCAG ATGGTGGTCCTCCAGTCTCTCCACAAGTACCAGCCCAGGCTCCATGTGGTCGAAGTAAACGAGGATGGGACAGAGGACACCAGCCAACCAGGAAGAGTCCAGACTTTCACCTTCACAGAGACGCAATTCATCGCTGTCACAGCTTACCAGAACACCGAC ATTACTCAACTGAAAATCGACCACAATCCGTTTGCTAAAGGATTCCGGGACAACTATGACAC TGTCTACACAGGCTGCGACATTGACCGCTTAACTCCATCACCGGGTGACTCTCCGCGTTCACAGATCGTGCCGGGTGCGAGATATGCCATGCCTAGCTCTTTCCTGCAGGACCAATTTGTCAGCACTTATGCCAAAACTCGCTTTCACCCTGGCGTGGGGACTGGTCCTGGCACGGAGCGCAGCGTCCCACTCGGCAACAGCTTGCTATCCCCGCAGCAAACCGAGGAGCCCACTGTTGCCACCCCCCCGCAGCGATGGTTTGTCACCCCTGCCAACAACCGACTGGACTTTGCTGCCTCGGCATACGACGCCGCTGATTTTGCCGGTAACGCGGCCACCTTGCTGTCCTACGCAGCGGCCGGAGTGAAGGCTCTTCCCCTGCCGACTGCAGGCTGCTCCAACCGGCCTCTTGGCTATTACGCAGACCCGTCTGGCTGGGGAGGACGCACGCCGCCGCAGTACTGTGGTGTAAATAGTAAATCCAGCTCGGTCTTTTCCTGCTGGCCCGCTAACTCCATCGGTGCCAGAGCAGGCACCAACTACCTGTCCGAGGAGGGAGACTCCATCACGACGGAGAGGTCGCCCATCGGCACCTCTGAGGAGACCAAACCCAAAGACATGACGTCCGAGTCGAGCTGGATAGAGACGCCCTCCTCAATTAAGTCCATCGATTCGAGCGATTCTGGTATCTTTGAGCAGGCCAAACGGAGGAGAATCTCACCTTCTGCCACGCCGGTTTCAGAGACAGTATCCCCGTTAAAATCTGAGCTGCTGACACCGAGGGAGTGtgagaaaaactgcacaaaggACATTGGTTACTACAGTTTCTACCCTCACagttaa